A window from Ignavibacteriota bacterium encodes these proteins:
- a CDS encoding PAS domain S-box protein, whose protein sequence is MMNGSFPSSIEPLRGFLDIIPDMCFIMSAELKIEECNQRARAVTGLPVQLDGSIPFGSLLTPDSPRPPFDALDDTNRSSETEVRFRQDGRRAMDALVYVHRVSDGGTHRYMVFGRDISGSKQRELDLLRFANVVHYTVNPIQITDAAGRMIYVNPAFERTTGFTKEELIGRNPSLISSKKYSTEFWERVWITISAGKIWNGEVENRRKDGAPLYTQLLISPIIDIDGKVVGYLGSHRDVTEQRALEQQLMHSQKMESIGTLAAGIAHEVGNPLASISSIVQVLQRTMSDEFARDKLGLVQSQVHRITKIIRDLVDFSRPSNYQVQPTDLVKVLTDSVEIVKMGKKAKEVTFYTHVRQQVPLLSLVPDQIAQVFINILLNAVDALQGKRGTITTTFERDDDMVRVTIEDTGAGIAPEHLPKIFEPFFTTKRVGEGTGLGLWVSYGIVKSFRGDVSVWSERGKGTSFCVSLPLNPKDYAHG, encoded by the coding sequence ATGATGAACGGCTCTTTCCCCTCTTCGATAGAACCACTCCGCGGCTTTCTCGATATCATCCCGGACATGTGTTTCATCATGTCCGCGGAGTTGAAGATCGAGGAGTGCAACCAGCGTGCACGGGCGGTCACCGGCCTTCCGGTGCAGCTGGACGGCTCCATTCCGTTCGGATCGTTACTCACCCCTGATTCGCCCCGTCCGCCGTTCGACGCATTGGATGACACCAACCGTTCGTCGGAGACCGAGGTGCGGTTCCGGCAGGACGGCCGCCGCGCCATGGATGCTCTGGTCTACGTGCACCGGGTGTCTGATGGAGGGACGCACCGGTATATGGTCTTCGGGCGCGACATCTCCGGGTCGAAGCAGCGTGAGCTGGACCTTCTGCGTTTTGCGAATGTCGTTCACTACACCGTGAACCCGATCCAGATCACCGATGCGGCGGGGCGCATGATCTATGTGAATCCGGCGTTCGAGCGGACGACCGGCTTCACGAAGGAGGAATTGATCGGACGGAATCCCTCCCTGATCTCCAGCAAGAAGTACAGTACAGAGTTCTGGGAACGGGTCTGGATCACCATCAGCGCCGGGAAGATCTGGAATGGCGAGGTCGAGAACAGGCGGAAGGATGGCGCCCCGCTGTACACCCAGCTCCTCATCTCCCCGATCATCGACATCGATGGCAAGGTGGTGGGATATCTCGGTTCGCACCGCGACGTGACCGAGCAGCGTGCGCTCGAGCAGCAGCTCATGCACTCCCAGAAGATGGAGAGCATCGGCACCCTGGCGGCCGGGATCGCGCACGAAGTGGGCAACCCGCTCGCGTCGATCTCCTCCATCGTGCAGGTCCTGCAGCGGACGATGAGCGACGAGTTCGCGCGCGACAAGCTGGGGCTTGTGCAGTCGCAGGTCCACCGCATCACGAAGATCATCCGCGATCTGGTGGACTTCTCCCGTCCTTCGAACTACCAGGTGCAGCCCACGGACCTGGTGAAGGTGCTCACGGACTCGGTCGAGATCGTGAAGATGGGGAAGAAGGCCAAGGAGGTCACGTTCTACACGCATGTGCGCCAGCAGGTCCCGCTGCTCTCGCTCGTGCCGGACCAGATCGCGCAGGTGTTCATCAATATCCTGCTGAACGCCGTGGATGCGCTGCAGGGAAAGCGGGGCACGATCACGACGACCTTCGAGCGGGACGACGACATGGTGCGGGTGACCATCGAGGACACCGGTGCCGGGATCGCACCCGAACATCTGCCCAAGATCTTTGAGCCCTTCTTCACGACCAAGCGCGTGGGAGAGGGGACCGGCCTTGGCCTGTGGGTGAGTTACGGTATCGTCAAGAGTTTCCGCGGGGACGTCTCCGTGTGGAGCGAGCGCGGCAAGGGAACATCCTTCTGTGTCTCGCTCCCGTTGAATCCAAAGGACTATGCACATGGCTGA
- a CDS encoding adenosylhomocysteinase encodes MDQKPGKYKVKNIKLAAEGKRLIEWAESRMPVMMALQEKYKKTKPFKGYKIAGCLHVTKETAVLIKALVAAGAEVSWSGCNPLSTNDAVAAALAAEGVSIFAWHGMNVKEFYWCIDQTLKFHPNLTLDDGADLIFTIHKDHPEFAEKFVIGGTEETTTGVHRLRAMAADGALKYPVIAVNDAETKWDFDNVYGTGQSTLDGILRATSVLLAGKNFVVAGFGHCGKGVAQRAKGLGANVIVTEVKPTAALKATLEGFRVMKMDEAAKVGDIFVTATGVKDVIVKRHFQSMKDGAIVSNTGHYDCEINIPDLAAVSKTKREIRDNNEEYLKKDGQRVYLLAQGRLVNLAAAEGHPSEVMDMSFANQFMSQLRIAELHKKGVRLENTVHDIPVEQDQQIARVKLSTMGIKIDTLTPEQIKYNEDYSAGT; translated from the coding sequence ATGGATCAGAAACCAGGCAAATACAAGGTCAAGAACATCAAGCTGGCGGCGGAAGGGAAACGGCTCATCGAGTGGGCCGAATCGCGCATGCCGGTGATGATGGCGCTGCAGGAAAAATACAAGAAGACGAAGCCCTTCAAGGGGTACAAGATCGCGGGCTGTCTGCACGTAACGAAGGAGACGGCGGTGCTGATCAAGGCCCTTGTGGCCGCTGGCGCCGAGGTGAGTTGGAGCGGATGCAACCCGCTCTCCACCAATGATGCGGTCGCGGCAGCGCTCGCTGCCGAGGGCGTGTCGATCTTCGCATGGCACGGGATGAATGTGAAGGAGTTCTACTGGTGCATCGACCAGACGTTGAAGTTCCATCCGAACCTCACGCTGGATGACGGTGCCGACCTCATCTTCACGATCCACAAGGACCATCCGGAATTCGCCGAGAAGTTCGTCATCGGCGGCACGGAAGAGACCACGACCGGCGTGCACCGCCTTCGCGCGATGGCGGCCGATGGTGCGCTCAAATACCCGGTGATCGCGGTGAACGATGCCGAGACCAAGTGGGACTTTGACAACGTGTATGGCACGGGCCAGTCGACGCTGGACGGCATCCTGCGTGCGACAAGCGTCCTGCTCGCGGGCAAGAACTTCGTCGTGGCGGGTTTCGGTCATTGCGGCAAGGGCGTTGCCCAGCGGGCCAAGGGCCTCGGTGCGAACGTGATCGTGACGGAAGTGAAGCCGACGGCGGCATTGAAGGCGACGCTGGAAGGGTTCCGCGTGATGAAAATGGACGAAGCGGCGAAGGTGGGCGACATCTTCGTGACGGCCACGGGTGTGAAGGATGTGATCGTGAAACGTCACTTCCAGTCGATGAAGGATGGGGCGATCGTCTCGAACACGGGTCACTACGATTGCGAGATCAATATCCCCGACCTCGCTGCGGTGAGCAAGACCAAGCGCGAGATCCGCGACAACAACGAGGAATACCTGAAGAAGGATGGTCAGCGGGTGTATCTGCTGGCGCAGGGACGCCTGGTGAACCTGGCTGCGGCAGAAGGCCATCCGTCGGAAGTGATGGATATGTCCTTTGCGAACCAGTTCATGTCGCAGCTCCGCATCGCCGAACTGCACAAGAAGGGGGTGCGCCTCGAGAATACGGTGCACGATATCCCCGTGGAGCAGGATCAGCAGATCGCACGTGTGAAGCTCAGCACGATGGGGATCAAGATCGATACCCTCACGCCGGAGCAGATCAAGTACAATGAGGACTACAGCGCCGGGACCTAA
- a CDS encoding methionine adenosyltransferase → MSYLFTSESVSEGHPDKVCDQISDAVLDALLAQDKHSRVGCESFVTTGLAFVGGEITTNGYIEVQDVVRKVIREIGYTKADYRFDAESCSVISAIHSQSPDIARGVDTGGAGDQGMMFGYASNETPEYMPMPIMFAHKLVKRLADVRKKEAKLMPYLRPDAKSQVTIEYHGRKPVRVHTVVISTQHDPDVSQKKIREDVIKHVINKVLPQDMLDKNTIVHVNPTGRFEIGGPHGDAGLTGRKIIVDTYGGRAPHGGGAFSGKDPSKVDRSAAYATRHLAKNLVASGLADECLIQVAYAIGVAEPVSIHVNTYGTGRIPDIELEKVITKEVDMTPRGIIKRLNLLRPIYRKTAAYGHFGRNDKDFGWEKLDLVNTILKAIK, encoded by the coding sequence ATGTCCTACCTGTTCACGTCCGAGTCCGTTTCCGAAGGGCACCCCGACAAGGTGTGTGATCAGATTTCGGATGCAGTGCTGGACGCGCTTCTGGCACAAGACAAACATTCACGCGTAGGGTGTGAAAGTTTTGTCACGACCGGACTGGCGTTCGTGGGTGGTGAGATCACGACCAACGGCTACATCGAGGTGCAGGATGTCGTGCGCAAGGTCATCCGGGAGATCGGGTATACGAAGGCCGATTACCGCTTCGATGCGGAGTCCTGCTCGGTGATCTCGGCGATCCACTCGCAGTCCCCGGATATCGCACGCGGTGTCGATACCGGCGGTGCGGGAGACCAGGGAATGATGTTCGGGTATGCGTCGAACGAGACGCCCGAATACATGCCGATGCCGATCATGTTCGCACACAAGCTGGTGAAACGGCTCGCGGACGTCCGGAAGAAAGAAGCGAAGTTGATGCCGTACCTGCGCCCGGATGCGAAGTCGCAGGTGACCATCGAGTATCATGGCCGCAAGCCGGTACGCGTGCACACCGTCGTGATCTCCACGCAGCACGACCCGGATGTGTCGCAGAAGAAGATCCGCGAGGACGTGATCAAACACGTCATCAACAAGGTCCTGCCGCAGGACATGCTGGATAAGAATACGATCGTCCATGTGAACCCCACCGGACGGTTCGAGATCGGTGGCCCGCATGGTGATGCCGGGTTGACCGGGCGCAAGATCATCGTGGATACCTACGGTGGCCGCGCCCCGCACGGCGGCGGAGCGTTCTCCGGCAAGGATCCGTCCAAGGTGGACCGCAGCGCAGCATATGCGACGCGCCATCTTGCGAAGAACCTCGTTGCATCGGGCCTCGCGGACGAGTGTCTGATCCAGGTGGCCTATGCCATCGGTGTGGCGGAACCCGTGTCGATCCATGTGAACACGTACGGTACCGGGCGCATTCCGGATATCGAGCTCGAGAAAGTGATCACGAAGGAAGTGGATATGACGCCCCGCGGGATCATCAAGCGTCTCAACCTGCTCCGTCCTATCTACCGCAAGACCGCGGCGTACGGCCATTTCGGCCGGAACGACAAGGATTTCGGGTGGGAGAAGCTCGATCTCGTCAACACGATCCTCAAGGCGATTAAATAA
- a CDS encoding NTP transferase domain-containing protein produces the protein MHALIPVAGIGTRLRPHTFTHPKVLLNVAGKPILGHIIDKLIDEGVTSASIIVGHLSEQIIAYVRKVYAGFPVDFVEQDMPLGLGHAIYMSRHALKEEPVLIILGDTIFDVDLRPVLKKPVTALGVKMVEDPRRFGVAEMNGSVITRLIEKPEHATGNLAVVGLYHIHTTPLLRACLDEVVQKDIRTKGEYQLTDVLQMMIDRGEHMETFPVEGWYDCGKPETLLSTNKALLEKGSTYRPMEGVIIAEPVYIAPTAVLCNCVVGPNTTVGDGAEVSESIIRNSIIGADSRVSKVLLENSIIGSGAFVRGSYKRFNVGDASELEFY, from the coding sequence ATGCATGCACTCATACCTGTTGCCGGGATCGGGACGCGTCTCCGTCCGCACACGTTCACGCACCCGAAGGTCTTGTTGAACGTCGCCGGCAAACCGATCCTGGGTCATATCATCGACAAGTTGATCGATGAAGGGGTCACATCAGCAAGCATCATCGTCGGGCACCTGAGCGAGCAGATCATTGCGTACGTCCGCAAGGTGTACGCTGGCTTTCCGGTCGACTTTGTGGAGCAGGACATGCCGCTGGGCCTGGGGCATGCGATCTATATGTCGCGGCACGCGCTCAAGGAAGAGCCGGTCCTGATCATACTCGGGGACACCATCTTTGATGTGGACCTCCGACCGGTGTTGAAGAAGCCCGTCACCGCGCTGGGCGTAAAAATGGTCGAGGACCCCCGCCGGTTCGGTGTGGCCGAGATGAACGGCAGCGTGATCACGAGGCTTATTGAGAAGCCCGAGCACGCCACGGGCAACCTGGCGGTGGTGGGTCTCTATCATATACACACCACCCCTCTCCTCCGGGCATGCCTCGACGAGGTCGTCCAGAAGGATATCCGCACCAAGGGGGAGTACCAGCTTACGGATGTGCTGCAGATGATGATCGACCGTGGGGAGCATATGGAGACGTTCCCCGTGGAAGGGTGGTACGACTGTGGCAAGCCGGAGACGTTGCTGTCCACGAACAAGGCCCTGCTGGAAAAGGGGTCGACCTACCGCCCGATGGAGGGCGTGATCATCGCCGAGCCGGTCTATATCGCGCCGACGGCCGTGCTCTGCAATTGTGTCGTCGGTCCGAATACCACCGTCGGCGACGGTGCCGAGGTCAGCGAGTCGATCATCCGTAACTCCATCATCGGGGCGGATTCGCGGGTGAGCAAGGTGTTGCTGGAGAACTCGATCATCGGCAGCGGCGCATTTGTACGCGGCAGTTACAAGCGCTTCAATGTCGGCGACGCTTCAGAACTGGAATTTTACTAA
- a CDS encoding type 2 isopentenyl-diphosphate Delta-isomerase: MPRRSPPRGTIARKAQHVDLVVRKNVTFRTKATGLDEWEFVHNALPEADLADIRTSVTFLNHALTAPLMVSCMTGGYPGALKINRDLAIACQHAGIALGVGSQRQALEDSSYHHTFAVAREVAPDIPIVGNIGAAELATMRDTSAVLRLIDLIRADAFTVHLNPLQELLQPEGTPRFRGVLAGIALLVRELPIPVIVKEIGTGLSADVVARLLDAGVRIIDVAGAGGTSWAGVELLRGADGYSGETFWDWGIPTATAVRDAAALRTPDRPFTLIASGGIASALDAARAIALGADLAASARPMIRELTKGGRPALEKMLARWQRELQGIMFLTGSRTITALQHAPLVRRCRE; the protein is encoded by the coding sequence ATGCCCAGACGATCCCCGCCCCGTGGTACCATAGCGCGCAAGGCCCAGCATGTCGACCTTGTCGTGCGGAAGAACGTCACATTCCGCACGAAGGCGACAGGCCTCGACGAATGGGAGTTCGTCCATAACGCGTTACCGGAGGCCGATCTGGCAGACATCCGGACGTCGGTCACCTTTCTGAACCATGCGTTGACCGCGCCGTTGATGGTCTCCTGCATGACGGGAGGCTACCCGGGAGCACTGAAGATCAACCGCGACCTCGCCATCGCCTGTCAGCACGCAGGCATCGCGCTCGGCGTCGGCAGCCAGCGGCAGGCACTCGAAGACTCGTCATATCATCACACGTTCGCCGTGGCACGGGAAGTGGCGCCGGATATCCCGATCGTCGGCAACATCGGTGCAGCCGAACTCGCGACCATGCGCGACACTTCGGCGGTGCTGCGATTGATCGACCTGATCCGCGCCGATGCGTTCACCGTTCATCTGAATCCCCTGCAGGAACTCCTGCAGCCCGAAGGTACCCCGCGATTCCGCGGCGTTCTCGCAGGGATCGCATTGCTCGTCCGCGAACTTCCCATCCCGGTCATCGTGAAAGAGATCGGCACCGGACTTTCCGCGGACGTCGTGGCACGCCTGCTCGATGCCGGCGTGCGCATCATCGATGTCGCCGGTGCCGGAGGGACGAGCTGGGCCGGGGTGGAACTGCTCCGGGGAGCGGACGGTTATTCCGGCGAGACATTCTGGGATTGGGGCATCCCCACCGCAACCGCGGTGCGCGATGCCGCGGCACTGAGAACACCCGATCGACCGTTCACACTCATTGCATCCGGCGGCATCGCATCGGCCCTGGATGCCGCACGCGCCATAGCGCTCGGCGCCGACCTTGCAGCGTCGGCGAGGCCGATGATCAGAGAACTCACGAAGGGCGGACGGCCGGCACTGGAAAAGATGCTCGCGCGCTGGCAACGGGAACTGCAGGGCATCATGTTCCTGACCGGATCACGGACCATCACCGCATTACAACACGCACCACTCGTAAGGAGATGCCGGGAGTGA
- a CDS encoding polyprenyl synthetase family protein, with protein MKQNPHERRYDLLRQRVDRHLASLITPGSPHSLRDACAYVLSGGGKRLRAILVLLGAEAVGGTASRALHAAAAVEIMHNFTLVHDDIMDHAMTRRGRPTVHVRWDLNTALLAGDTLLAIAYRNLMRTRHTDPAMLAQLFTASVIGVCEGQSLDLEYEQRNNVRVADYFAMIEQKTGRLVTVAAELGGNIGGGTPRQITALRRFGHHLGRAFQLQDDLLDVIGDEREFGKAIGGDIIEGKRTYLLLRARERARGADRTLLDRVMRRKTAPPSRPESIAHRRTLVARTRAVYERYGVIEETRREVMENTVRAVNALRILPASSARSTLHWLAGALVHRSS; from the coding sequence GTGAAGCAGAACCCGCACGAACGACGCTACGATCTGCTGCGCCAGCGGGTGGACCGTCACCTGGCATCGCTCATCACCCCCGGTTCGCCGCACTCGCTGCGCGATGCATGCGCTTATGTGCTGTCCGGCGGCGGGAAACGCCTCCGCGCCATTCTTGTGCTGCTCGGCGCCGAAGCGGTGGGGGGAACCGCATCACGTGCACTGCATGCCGCAGCGGCGGTGGAGATCATGCATAATTTCACGCTGGTCCACGACGATATCATGGACCACGCGATGACGCGCCGCGGACGGCCGACGGTCCATGTCCGCTGGGACCTCAACACGGCGCTCCTTGCGGGCGACACCCTGCTCGCGATCGCGTACAGAAACCTCATGCGCACGCGCCATACGGACCCGGCCATGCTCGCACAATTGTTCACCGCAAGCGTCATCGGTGTCTGCGAAGGCCAATCCCTCGACCTCGAGTACGAACAGCGGAACAATGTCCGCGTGGCGGATTACTTCGCGATGATCGAGCAGAAGACCGGACGCCTCGTCACCGTTGCCGCGGAATTGGGAGGGAACATCGGCGGTGGGACGCCGCGGCAGATCACCGCGCTCCGGCGGTTCGGGCATCATCTCGGGCGTGCCTTCCAGTTGCAGGATGACCTGCTCGACGTCATCGGAGATGAACGCGAATTCGGCAAGGCGATCGGCGGCGACATCATCGAGGGAAAGCGGACCTATCTGCTGCTGCGCGCACGCGAGCGTGCACGCGGGGCCGACAGAACACTGCTCGACCGGGTGATGCGCAGGAAGACCGCCCCGCCATCGCGGCCGGAAAGCATCGCACACCGGCGCACACTCGTCGCACGCACCCGCGCGGTCTATGAGCGCTATGGCGTCATCGAAGAGACACGGCGGGAGGTCATGGAGAACACGGTCCGCGCGGTCAACGCGCTGCGCATCCTCCCCGCGTCATCCGCACGCTCCACGCTCCACTGGCTTGCCGGAGCTCTCGTCCACAGGTCATCCTGA
- a CDS encoding HPr family phosphocarrier protein, whose protein sequence is MIERTVTIVNKAGLHTRPAAAIVKTASRFHAEFTIRKGMFEINGKSIIGVMTLAAEQGSTLDLIFTGADEEAAAQAVVELFEQGFGEN, encoded by the coding sequence ATGATCGAGCGTACTGTCACTATCGTCAACAAGGCCGGACTCCATACCCGTCCGGCCGCAGCGATCGTCAAGACCGCCTCGCGCTTTCACGCGGAGTTCACGATCCGGAAAGGCATGTTCGAGATCAACGGCAAGAGCATCATCGGCGTCATGACCCTCGCGGCCGAGCAGGGCTCCACCCTGGACCTGATCTTCACCGGCGCAGACGAGGAGGCCGCGGCGCAGGCCGTGGTCGAACTCTTTGAGCAGGGATTCGGGGAGAATTGA
- the ptsP gene encoding phosphoenolpyruvate--protein phosphotransferase: MTDTPQHTDEIILKGVAAAPGIACGSAYHYSKLIPEVRARAITADEVPAELERLRTANARSEKELRKVLAFAEQKLGSESAVIFEAQIMILSDTILMGTIEQRIAGELKNAEHIVSDEISKYKHLMLASTDEYMHERAHDVDDVMNRIIRNIQDQKLFSRLEGASIIVSETLAPADTVIFSRNQILGYATDLGGVTSHAAILSRSLKIPAVVGLRNATRLIKTGDAVAIDGYAGHLIINPSPATIEHLEAKAAKFRAFEEQLTDIAGLPAVTIDKAKVELSSNIEFAEEVEFARVQGSEGIGLFRTESQLIGRADYPSEEEQTALYTRVAEAMYPHPVLFRTFDIGGDKLAPDAHHEENPFLGWRGIRVLLDRPDIFTAQLRALLRASARKNVRIMFPMISTIEEVHRAREFVHQAQAELKAAGVPFDPKMKIGVMIEVPSAALMAEQIAEEVDFLSIGTNDLTQYMMAVDRGNDSVATLYQPFNPAVVRMIHFVVEAAHRKHKWVGICGEMAGDPVATVLFVGLGVDELSVIPPVLPEIKKIIRSIRQRDAHRVAEKVLMMTGEREIREYLSSITRTRVPEIPLEEQ; the protein is encoded by the coding sequence ATGACCGACACCCCGCAGCACACGGACGAGATCATCCTGAAAGGGGTCGCCGCCGCACCCGGCATCGCCTGCGGCAGCGCCTACCACTATTCCAAACTCATCCCGGAGGTCCGCGCGCGTGCGATCACGGCGGACGAGGTCCCCGCGGAACTCGAACGCCTCCGGACCGCCAACGCCCGCTCCGAAAAGGAACTGCGGAAGGTCCTCGCCTTCGCCGAACAGAAACTCGGCTCCGAAAGTGCGGTCATCTTCGAAGCACAGATCATGATCCTCTCCGATACGATCCTCATGGGCACCATCGAACAACGGATCGCCGGGGAATTGAAGAACGCCGAGCACATCGTCTCCGATGAGATCAGCAAGTACAAGCACCTGATGCTCGCCTCCACCGACGAGTACATGCATGAACGCGCGCATGACGTCGACGATGTGATGAACAGGATCATCCGCAACATCCAGGACCAGAAACTCTTCTCGCGCCTGGAAGGGGCATCGATCATCGTCTCCGAGACCCTCGCACCGGCAGACACGGTCATCTTCAGCAGGAACCAGATCCTCGGGTATGCCACCGACCTCGGCGGCGTCACGTCGCATGCCGCGATCCTCTCACGGTCGCTCAAGATCCCCGCAGTGGTCGGACTCCGGAACGCGACCAGGCTGATCAAGACCGGCGATGCCGTCGCGATCGACGGATACGCCGGACACCTGATCATCAATCCGTCGCCCGCCACCATCGAGCACCTCGAGGCGAAAGCCGCGAAGTTCCGCGCATTCGAAGAACAGCTCACCGACATCGCCGGACTGCCGGCCGTGACCATCGACAAGGCGAAGGTGGAGCTCTCCTCGAACATCGAATTCGCCGAGGAGGTCGAGTTCGCCAGGGTGCAGGGATCGGAAGGGATCGGACTGTTCCGTACCGAAAGCCAGCTCATCGGCCGCGCGGACTATCCGAGCGAAGAGGAGCAGACGGCACTCTACACCCGCGTGGCGGAAGCAATGTACCCCCATCCGGTCCTCTTCCGCACGTTCGACATCGGCGGCGACAAACTCGCACCCGATGCGCACCATGAAGAGAACCCGTTCCTCGGCTGGCGCGGCATCCGCGTCCTCCTGGACCGTCCGGACATCTTCACAGCCCAGCTGCGGGCCCTCCTCCGTGCCAGCGCCCGGAAGAATGTGCGCATCATGTTCCCGATGATCAGTACGATCGAGGAAGTGCACCGCGCCAGGGAGTTCGTGCATCAGGCACAGGCCGAACTGAAAGCGGCCGGCGTCCCCTTCGATCCTAAAATGAAGATCGGGGTGATGATCGAGGTCCCCAGCGCCGCGCTGATGGCAGAACAGATCGCCGAAGAGGTCGACTTCCTGAGCATCGGCACCAACGATCTCACGCAGTACATGATGGCCGTCGACCGCGGAAATGATTCCGTGGCAACGCTCTATCAGCCGTTCAATCCGGCCGTCGTACGGATGATCCACTTTGTGGTCGAGGCCGCACACCGGAAACACAAGTGGGTCGGCATCTGCGGGGAGATGGCCGGCGACCCGGTGGCCACGGTCCTGTTCGTCGGCCTCGGCGTGGACGAGCTCAGCGTCATCCCGCCCGTCCTCCCCGAGATCAAGAAGATCATCCGCTCCATCCGCCAGCGCGACGCGCACCGCGTCGCCGAAAAGGTGCTGATGATGACCGGGGAGCGGGAGATCAGGGAATACCTGTCGTCGATCACCAGGACCCGCGTGCCGGAGATCCCGCTGGAAGAGCAGTGA